Proteins encoded in a region of the Spiroplasma endosymbiont of Amphimallon solstitiale genome:
- a CDS encoding transposase-like zinc-binding domain-containing protein, translated as MNKNTVKEILNNLSDKDFIEIFRENKTRIKQIEKKEKFEAVEQKFKEKGIQCPDCSSFLCTKYGSKDYKQRYKCKSCNITFHAFKNHYFYWSHLSHDQWDLLIQIATLSQSAYIISQFINTTNKTFNYVEKYGWPKIIHQFTLKILFLIKNLLKVTLFSVKIL; from the coding sequence ATGAATAAAAATACAGTAAAAGAAATTTTAAATAATTTGTCTGATAAAGATTTTATTGAGATTTTTAGAGAAAATAAAACTAGAATTAAACAAATTGAGAAAAAAGAAAAATTTGAAGCAGTCGAACAAAAATTCAAAGAGAAAGGGATTCAATGTCCAGATTGTAGTTCTTTTTTGTGTACTAAATATGGTAGTAAAGATTATAAGCAAAGATATAAATGTAAAAGTTGTAATATTACTTTTCATGCTTTTAAAAATCATTATTTTTATTGAAGTCATTTATCTCATGATCAATGAGATTTATTGATACAAATAGCTACTTTAAGTCAATCTGCTTACATTATTTCTCAATTTATTAATACTACAAATAAAACTTTTAATTATGTAGAAAAGTATGGATGACCAAAAATTATTCATCAATTTACACTTAAAATATTATTTTTAATTAAAAATTTGTTAAAAGTAACATTATTTAGTGTAAAAATTCTCTAA
- a CDS encoding SemiSWEET family sugar transporter: MELTINILSSIGVILTSIVLIPQSFKIIRTRDTKSLSLYMYIIFVLSAITWIIFAILSNQPAIITTNTIVLFFASIILILKINNILEKKKNHSFN; encoded by the coding sequence ATGGAACTTACAATTAATATTTTATCTTCGATTGGAGTAATTTTAACTAGTATTGTTTTAATTCCTCAAAGTTTTAAAATAATTCGCACCAGAGATACAAAATCATTATCATTATATATGTATATTATTTTTGTACTATCAGCAATAACATGAATTATTTTTGCAATATTGTCTAATCAACCTGCTATTATTACAACTAATACTATTGTATTATTTTTTGCAAGTATTATTTTAATTCTAAAAATTAATAATATTTTAGAAAAAAAGAAAAACCATAGTTTCAATTAG
- a CDS encoding transposase, with amino-acid sequence MYHYFSTKLKNKTAWFNRQKFMKSTQLVKTQNQFVKLKARIEVDETFIKEIHKGNFKDPNDPRKQWIEENAKDLNCCIQMAIDENRNIYAQTTNTKRLNKKWVQENLTSKLIEENSIIVCDMQVLYDTVAKQTKSTIQQFKSKENKELNYKKLSNVNKIQSSLKEFITHYHGIGFTNIQNYLNLWKWKYQHYGLTPYQKSNVLYFSL; translated from the coding sequence ATGTATCATTACTTTTCTACAAAATTAAAGAATAAAACTGCCTGATTTAATCGTCAAAAATTTATGAAATCAACACAATTAGTAAAAACACAAAATCAATTTGTAAAATTAAAAGCTAGAATTGAAGTTGACGAAACTTTTATCAAAGAAATTCATAAAGGAAACTTTAAAGATCCAAATGATCCAAGAAAACAATGAATTGAAGAAAATGCTAAAGATTTAAATTGTTGTATTCAAATGGCAATTGATGAAAACCGAAATATCTATGCTCAAACAACAAATACTAAAAGATTAAATAAAAAATGAGTACAAGAAAACTTAACATCGAAACTTATCGAAGAAAATTCAATTATAGTTTGTGATATGCAAGTATTATATGATACAGTAGCTAAACAAACTAAATCCACTATCCAGCAGTTTAAATCAAAAGAAAATAAAGAATTAAATTATAAAAAATTAAGTAATGTCAATAAAATACAATCAAGTTTAAAAGAATTTATTACTCATTACCATGGCATTGGATTTACCAATATTCAAAATTACCTCAATTTATGGAAATGAAAATATCAACACTACGGATTAACCCCTTATCAAAAATCCAATGTGTTATATTTCAGTTTGTAA